A segment of the Candidatus Bathyarchaeota archaeon genome:
GATGGTTAGTATCCAGTGATGGAAACTCGATATCTCAGCCCTCTCAAGATAATCGGTGACTGTCGGCTCTCCTTCTGTCAAGAAACCCTCCTCCATACCAGCCGCTTCAAGCTTCCATCTTATTAATAACCGGCTCCATCCCGGCTGGAGTGGGGACGATGAGATGCCAGCCCCTGGAGACCAGCCTTTAGCTGAGAAAGGTGGAAAATATTATTTAAAGATTTCGCCTCCGGGTAGTAAGCTTCTTCACCAAGTCTACTAAGGCCTCCGCTGAGCCGAAGCCTCCAGCCTTGGTCACCACCCTAACACCCTCCCATTCCCCATCCGGGATCACGCTCAGGGGGATCCCTTCGCCCACCTCCCTCATGGGCCTCAAAGAGTGGACGTGAAGCTCCGACAGGATGGATGTAGCGGTTTCACCCCCAATCGCTATGAGGTCCGTCTTCACCTCCCCGAGGATACGCTTCACCGTGCGGCTCAGGGCCTTACGTGCAGTCTCCTCAGCCCCCGGTATCCCATCGGTTTTGGATAGGGCTGAAGCTAATACTGTTATCCCCCTCAGCCTCAATTCTCTAAGCAGCGATTCTAAGAGAAGGGTTGAGGGTTCCCCCTTAAGGATCTCCTGAGGATCAAGCTTGAAGACTTTCACTGGGAGTCTACGCTCCAACTCTTCGATCTGATCCAGGGTCTCCCTCTTAAGACTGCCTGATACCATTAACAGCCCGCCCTCCTTCACGGCTATTCGGCGTGCAAGCTCCTCTGCCAGTCCGGCTGAGCCGCATAGGAGGAGGCCCTCATCCATTCCCGAGCAAGCCTCGACCAGGGCCTCTAGATCCCTCCTGGAAACCGCGTCGGCCACGATGATCCTAATTCCCCTCCGGATGAGCTTCTCGATCCTATCCCTAACCGCTTCGAAACCCCTCCTCATAAGGGAAAGGTCTATGCGGTCAGCCTCGCCGCTGGTCTCCTTACCCAGCAGGTGGGGAATGTATGATCCCGTCCCTCCAGGCGTGGCGAACTCCGTCTTCTCTAGAAGTTCGCCGTTGACGAAGAGGTAGCCTCCCACCACAGTCCTCGCGTTCTCGGGGTAGGCCGGCGATACTATCGCGGCCCTAAAGTTCAAGCCTTCAAGCATCGCCTCAACCTCAGCCCCCACATGGCCCCTCATTGTCGAATCTATCTTCTTATAATAGATTTCGAATGAGGATTTGAAGCGCTCCGAGACCTCCTTAACTATCCTGTAAGCCTCCTGCGCATCCATGTTTCTAGTCTCGGTATCCACAGCCAAGACATCGTATCCCCCATGGATATTTTCGACAGGCCTCGTTAAAACGAGGGTGGATAAGCCGCTCTCCACGAATTTGATGCCGGCGTCGCATGCCCCTGTAAGATCATCCGCTACGACCAGAGCCCTCACAAGGTACCCTCCACGGTACGTTAAATCATTCATGAGCCGTAAACATTGAGGGATGGCGTGGAAACTTTTAAAGTTGATTGGGCCGCGCCCCCAACCTTCAGGAGAAACTCTGAATTCGAGGAGGAGGCGAGACAGGGGGTGAGACGAGCCCCTCTCAGAGCCTACCGCCCCCTGGGAGGCCATTAATTCTCTCCGGATCGGCTTACCAGGCTATCCCTTATTTCTTTGATGCCCCTGCATCCAACCTCATCGTCCCAGCATGGGCAGCGTCTCCATCCGAGGCATAGGTTACGTGCAGGGTATCTCACCCTGCATTTCTCCCTTACCTCCATGCAACTTAATCCTTCAATCTTCAACCTGCGCTCCTCCCCGGCACATCCCCTTATTCTTCCCATGGAGAAAGGGATAAGTTAAAAAATTATTTTAGGGTTTACTGGTCAGAAGGCGGGTTCAACCGTTGGATGGGGTAAGGCTGAGGCAACTGATCCATAGCGGGGTGCTGGTCCCCGAACCATACCGTCCCAGGGGATTCCATATAACCGTCAAAGGGAAACCTATACTTCTCAGCCCCCTCCAGGAGGAGATGGCCGTAGCCTGGGTTAAAAAGCTCGGAACGGACTACGCCGGAGACCCGGTCTTCGTGAGGAATTTCTTCAAGGATTTCCGCGTGGCCCTAGGGTTAGGGGATGAGTTAAAGCCGGAGGACGTCGATTTCTCGGAGATAGTCTCGTATATGGAGGGGGAGAGGCAGGCCAAGGACTCGATGGGCAGGGAGGAGAAGAAGAGGCTTAGCGAGGAGCGCAGAGCCTTAAGGGAGGCCAACAAGGCCAGGTACGGCTACGCCATAGTCAACGGGGAGCGCATCGAAATCGGCAACTACGCGGCTGAGCCCTCATCCATATTCATGGGTAGGGGGAGGCATCCTTTAAGGGGAAGATGGAAGCAGGGCCCCACCCATAGGGACATAATATTAAACCTATCACCCGACGCCCCGATCCCGCCGGGCGAATGGAAGGAGATAGTATGGGATCCCGACGCCATGTGGATAGCTAAGTGGAGGGATAAGCTCACCGGCAAGATGAAGTATATCTGGCTCTCAGACGCCTCCCCCCAGAGGCAGCTGTCGGACATAGAGAAGTTCGAGAAGGCCAGGCAGCTCCACCACACGATAGAGAAGGTTAGGACGCATATATTGGAGAATCTGGAAGCCAGCGACGTTCAAAGGCGTAAGATAGCCACGGTCTGCTATCTGATCGATGCTTTGAAGCTCAGGGTGGGCGATGAGAAGGATAAGGATGAAGCCGACACCGTGGGAGCCACAACCCTAAGGCCCGAGCACATCCATATAAAGCCGGGTAACGTGGTCACTTTCAGGTTCCTGGGTAAGGACTACGTGCCGTGGCGTAAGGAGGCTGAGCTCCCCGACCAGGTCATCAGGAACTTGGAGGAGTTCATGGGGGCCGCCCGATCCCCCATATTCAAGGGGGTTAGATCCGATAATGTGAGCGCGTTCCTGGGAGAGGCTATGCCGGGCCTGACGGCCAAGGTCTTCAGAACCTACCACGCCACCAAGGTGGTGGAGGAGCACCTTTACGGTGCTAGGGTCGATAAAGGTGACCC
Coding sequences within it:
- a CDS encoding four-carbon acid sugar kinase family protein, giving the protein MRALVVADDLTGACDAGIKFVESGLSTLVLTRPVENIHGGYDVLAVDTETRNMDAQEAYRIVKEVSERFKSSFEIYYKKIDSTMRGHVGAEVEAMLEGLNFRAAIVSPAYPENARTVVGGYLFVNGELLEKTEFATPGGTGSYIPHLLGKETSGEADRIDLSLMRRGFEAVRDRIEKLIRRGIRIIVADAVSRRDLEALVEACSGMDEGLLLCGSAGLAEELARRIAVKEGGLLMVSGSLKRETLDQIEELERRLPVKVFKLDPQEILKGEPSTLLLESLLRELRLRGITVLASALSKTDGIPGAEETARKALSRTVKRILGEVKTDLIAIGGETATSILSELHVHSLRPMREVGEGIPLSVIPDGEWEGVRVVTKAGGFGSAEALVDLVKKLTTRRRNL
- a CDS encoding DNA topoisomerase I: MDGVRLRQLIHSGVLVPEPYRPRGFHITVKGKPILLSPLQEEMAVAWVKKLGTDYAGDPVFVRNFFKDFRVALGLGDELKPEDVDFSEIVSYMEGERQAKDSMGREEKKRLSEERRALREANKARYGYAIVNGERIEIGNYAAEPSSIFMGRGRHPLRGRWKQGPTHRDIILNLSPDAPIPPGEWKEIVWDPDAMWIAKWRDKLTGKMKYIWLSDASPQRQLSDIEKFEKARQLHHTIEKVRTHILENLEASDVQRRKIATVCYLIDALKLRVGDEKDKDEADTVGATTLRPEHIHIKPGNVVTFRFLGKDYVPWRKEAELPDQVIRNLEEFMGAARSPIFKGVRSDNVSAFLGEAMPGLTAKVFRTYHATKVVEEHLYGARVDKGDPEYYKRYVAAMANLQAAITCNHKKKIPKRWRETLEKRMIRLKQLREKMGRSKKYREAYEKLKFRVKLMRAAKDYNLGTSLKSYIDPRVYYEWGRKIGYDWRLYYPRTLQVKFSWVERPIL